The Mangifera indica cultivar Alphonso chromosome 8, CATAS_Mindica_2.1, whole genome shotgun sequence genome has a window encoding:
- the LOC123223121 gene encoding glycine-rich protein DOT1-like, with product MATLRIATFVFFVLLGLGISSATRVLLSREEEVTHSLTNGHVAELGVGAHIGAGVGGGYGGGGGSGGGGGYGNIGEGGGAGSGEGGGAGSGEGSGYGGAAGHGGGGGSGAGGGAGGYGGGAGEGGGAGYGSGGGNGGGGGGGSGGGGGAGGGGAGGSGYGGGSGKGSGGGYGGGGAGGAGGGGGGGSGGGGGGSGGGGYGSGGGQGGGYGGGAGGAGGGGGGGSGGGGGGGYGAGGAHGGGYGAGGGSGQGGGYGGGHAP from the coding sequence ATGGCTACTCTCAGGATTGCTACTTTCGTTTTCTTTGTGTTATTAGGTCTAGGTATATCTTCTGCTACCAGAGTCCTCCTCTCTCGTGAAGAAGAGGTTACTCACTCTCTGACAAATGGCCATGTTGCTGAACTTGGCGTTGGAGCTCATATTGGCGCTGGTGTTGGTGGGGGATATGGTGGTGGAGGCGGCTCAGGAGGTGGTGGTGGATATGGAAATATAGGAGAAGGTGGTGGTGCTGGTTCTGGAGAAGGTGGTGGTGCTGGTTCTGGAGAAGGTAGTGGGTATGGAGGCGCAGCTGGTCATGGTGGTGGCGGAGGCAGCGGTGCTGGTGGGGGAGCTGGTGGATATGGAGGCGGGGCTGGTGAAGGTGGTGGAGCTGGATATGGTAGTGGTGGAGGAAATGGTGGTGGAGGGGGTGGTGgaagtggtggtggtggaggtgcTGGTGGAGGTGGTGCTGGTGGCTCTGGATATGGAGGTGGTTCAGGAAAAGGATCAGGAGGTGGGTATGGTGGTGGTGGTGCAGGTGGCGctggaggaggaggaggtggtggGAGTGGTGGAGGAGGAGGTGGTTCTGGTGGTGGGGGTTATGGAAGTGGTGGAGGACAAGGAGGGGGTTATGGTGGAGGAGCAGGAGGTGCTGGGggtggtggtggcggtggcTCTGGTGGGGGAGGTGGTGGTGGGTATGGTGCAGGAGGTGCACACGGAGGTGGCTATGGGGCAGGCGGTGGAAGTGGTCAAGGTGGCGGCTATGGTGGTGGCCATGCCCCTTAA
- the LOC123222806 gene encoding uncharacterized protein LOC123222806, with protein sequence MAAAGFLDEEEVWKCQKHPSKRHRSGVCPTCLRDRLSSLCPDCANVRPCACSAITTSSSSSSSSSFSRFSLSGGENFSAGIGTVGRVSNLIDSEPALRRSRSLAVPFLRSKSKYVENLDFVGNGVNNESRSKTTTVSFWWWLKGGNKNSKSNRGGDLEEERRMMMMKKSRSAAVSRTSSDYGKPKGAKWYFPSPIKVFRQSRLPKEVVQLRERSPMYRG encoded by the coding sequence atggcagCAGCGGGTTTCCTGGACGAGGAGGAAGTCTGGAAATGTCAAAAGCACCCTTCTAAACGTCACCGTTCTGGAGTCTGTCCAACCTGTCTCCGTGACCGTCTCTCTTCTCTCTGTCCCGACTGCGCTAACGTCCGCCCCTGTGCTTGCAGCGCCATCACCACGTCGTCCTCGTCTTCTTCTTCGTCCTCGTTTTCTCGGTTTTCTTTATCAGGAGGTGAGAATTTCTCTGCCGGGATCGGAACCGTCGGCCGTGTCAGTAATTTGATTGACAGTGAACCGGCCTTACGGAGATCGAGATCCTTGGCGGTGCCGTTTCTCCGTTCAAAGTCAAAGTACGTTGAGAATTTAGATTTCGTTGGAAATGGAGTTAATAACGAAAGTAGAAGCAAGACGACAACGGTGTCGTTTTGGTGGTGGCTAAAGGGAggtaataaaaatagtaaaagcaACAGAGGTGGAGACttggaagaagagagaagaatgatgatgatgaagaaatcGAGATCAGCGGCTGTTTCCAGGACGTCGTCGGATTATGGAAAACCGAAAGGGGCAAAATGGTACTTTCCCAGTCCGATTAAAGTTTTCAGACAGTCAAGGCTTCCCAAGGAGGTGGTGCAACTGCGAGAACGCTCACCTATGTACAgaggttga
- the LOC123222903 gene encoding putative gamma-glutamylcyclotransferase At3g02910, protein MSTSQESKSKQTLIFTYGTLKRGFANHYLMQDLMNENAAVFLGPYITYQPYPLVCGPYNIPYLIHLSGSGNRVKGELYSVSMEGLARLDELEGTKIGHYDRLPVEIQSEEGEGLVKAEAYFANKSYGERLWVKKGKVGMNEYNMTDGKLYVKPGDRAKGRRIVDDIELFLSSIQRLDQPFG, encoded by the coding sequence ATGAGCACAAGCCAGGAATCCAAATCCAAACAAACCCTAATCTTCACGTACGGCACGCTCAAGCGAGGCTTCGCCAACCATTATCTCATGCAGGATCTGATGAACGAAAACGCTGCAGTTTTTCTGGGTCCCTACATCACCTACCAACCTTACCCGCTTGTCTGCGGTCCTTACAACATCCCTTATCTCATCCATCTCTCCGGGTCAGGAAACCGAGTGAAGGGCGAGCTGTACTCAGTGTCGATGGAGGGACTTGCTCGACTCGACGAGCTGGAGGGCACAAAGATTGGCCATTATGACAGGCTCCCAGTTGAAATCCAGAGTGAAGAGGGTGAGGGTTTGGTGAAGGCAGAAGCGTATTTTGCGAATAAGAGTTATGGGGAGAGATTGTGGGTGAAGAAAGGGAAGGTGGGGATGAATGAATATAATATGACAGATGGGAAACTGTACGTGAAGCCAGGCGATAGGGCTAAGGGCAGAAGGATTGTTGATGATATTGAGTTGTTTTTGTCTTCTATCCAACGACTTGATCAACCGTTTGGTTAA